From the Gossypium hirsutum isolate 1008001.06 chromosome A02, Gossypium_hirsutum_v2.1, whole genome shotgun sequence genome, the window acttTGATAACAAGctaatttgaactttaaatatgaatatgtttaattaagtttaaatacaaaaattaaataaatcaacttAATTAAAGTTGAACTTAAATAAAAGTCAAGCTCcaacttaaatattaatgttGGAAATAAGCCTAAACTTATCAGTATTCAAACTCGATAAAGCTTCCCTCACAGTTAAGCCACAAAATTATTAGGGTTGAGTTACAATATTAAAGGGCCCAAGCCATGATTGGAATAAAAAGGCTGGCTTTGATTGTTTCGGTAACCTGAAGCAGCTCATACTCCACGGGCTTtcaagttgctaataattttatcCGCTTTGGGAGTGCTCTACTTTTAATTGGGCTCCAATCTTTGAACAATCAATTTTCactatcttaaaaataaaaataaaaaaaagtcaaaaaaatttgtGGTGTTGTTtctaataaaagaaattgaaagagtgAAAAAAGGAAATTGGTTTGTGATTCTAACACATGATAGCTTTTTCcctacatttaatattttaatgatttttcaatgcattttccctaaatttaatGTCTTTTCCTccattttaatccttaaaacaacagcattttttaaaaaatttctgtCTAAAAACCAGattgaaaataaaatcaaaagattTACATAGGAATATCCTGGTTAAAATAGCCCTTAATCTATCCTCTTTTAAAATTTCCTGAATCTCTAAAGGAGGAATGACTAATAAACATAACTATTCCTTACTTGCAAAAGCCATTTAATCAATGATGCGgcatcaattaaatttttttttttactttttccgCATTTTTtcctatcaatttttttttaatttattgatccCGCCAACGTGTGAGGTGCTGCTCAAAATTATCGTAAcaaacatattatttttataattaatttattttccaccttatttttataattaattaattttttaattttattttcgtaAAAAAGTTATAAAGTAGCGTcggtttataaatattaaaaaatgaatttaaaatccaTTAAACATTATCCTTTCATTATAAATACATGAATTGTCTTTTCATTTTCTAATGTCAACCGTCAGTCTTCAATCTTAGCACCTTCCAGGATACATCCCTAATTTATGTTTCAACAATGGCTTAATTACATTTTTCATCCTTTCTTTTTCCAATTTAATTGTTGATTCAAGCGTTGTAAGTCTTCAACTCTAGCGTGTACATTTTTTTTAGATCCTCAACCGAAGAGttgacataaaaaaataaaaaataaaacagatATAATAACTTAAAGGCTGAAGACgagattataatttttaatagttaaatcattttttaaaaaatagaatataaaTTTAGTATCCAAAACTCTAACATGTCCCCACTGCGCCGCCCCTTGATCTTGTGGAACTTCGCGGAACGTACCAACAGGTACATTACCGTACCTGTCTATTTAATATCAAGTCCTTTTCAAATAGTCGTCTATGTTGTTAAAGTATTTCaatatttgttattttcaaatatctttaatTTATATTTCACTTTATGGTCGGcgaaaaaattttctaaaaaaaaaactaatctttaaattataataaaaaataagtgccaattttttaaacttgtttgtaataatattttgaatatattagTGAAATTTCATTAACCAACAACCATGGATTTATTTCCGCaagaaaaactaataataattaattaaaattggggttctacttttattttatttggacgGTCCACATCACCAATGAATTTTGTCCTCCAATTTTCTTGGTCAACAATttacatttttcttttcctttggagAGTAATGAAAATCAAAGACTGAAGCAAGTGGCCCCCCAAATTCACTGAAGTCCATACACAATTTTCATTGCAAATGGAAGGAAATTGATAAAACTGACTCAACATAGTGGACGTTAGTTATCAAACTtggttatacatatatatatatttgaattaggatcacaaatcaattaaatataaatttaattggaTATCAGTGAAAATAtctttattttacaaaaaaatattgtattattttgaagatatcttttattttataaattttatatagaaaatgaGAAAATATTAGAAATCCTATTACACGTATAGAACACGAATATGTGTTTAAAATtagcatataataaataattaaacatatgatttgaaattaattaataataattacacatgaaatatatatacaaattaaaattaaaaaatagattaaattttttatcattgtATTGTTATCAATCTTGAGTTGGTGTCGAGTTAACTTGTggcaccaactcaatcaaataaattattaatattatagaTACAATTGATGGAAGTAATAAAGtgtacataattaaaattaaattgtataaaaatattaaattaaaacttttactAATGCAATTGGTTCGGGCTTAAAACAcactatatgcatatttttattgatttttaaataaaaagactaaaataccctcgaataatataacttaatttgcATTCGGAAAGGTATTTTCATAATCTAACAACTAAGTTTGTGACTCGGTTGAGGGTGACATTAACTCAGTAAAACACTTAAATAGTAACTATAGGTacacataataaaattttaacataaacctCTATAGTTTTCAATATTTGTACTTTCTCTTTCAACCAAAATAtcatttcttatttaaattatttttttataaatatatttttttatataattatatttttcatcCACATCATAATTGTGTCACAGTCTAGTTTATATTAGTCCTCTGTTTACTTTTAGTATAAGAGTATTCAACGctttttatttattcacttttaaaaatacaaatataattataaaattaatttaaatcttATTAATTCTAAACATATTCTACATGTGAGGAATTTTCAACTAgaataaatttagacaaaatccagcatcataaaataaaattcaaagctAAACATTTAAAATCCCAAAAACGAAGCATTAACGGCACAAATCAATATTTCATAGTGTTATATCCTTATTCAAATCTAGATCTAATTGTACTCTCTATTGGGCCACTTAAAATTCATTAAGTGACATAATTGGATAAAAATCATCACTCTTCTCTAACTACACAAATATGTCAACATTATAGATAGACTCCTCTCCTTTCCTAAAATCCTAACAAGCTAATCTCTCACTTCTCTTTTGCCGAGTTCCTCCCTCTACTTTTTGACTGTCGGCCTTAAAATAGATAAATCGATATTCCTCAACACTAACTTTCACCTCTTTCTCTATCTCCATTAATACTATGTATCAacaattaacaatattattatttatttggtggaagctatttttttaataaaaaaattgttgtcAATAAAATATTAGATTCATAAAAGGACAATTACAATAAAATTAGCCATTAATGAAAAAGGGACAAAGGCGGTGAAAAGTTTAATACAAGATCCACTCGTTTCAGCCAAGTACTTTACCGTACTTTTAGCGTGTGGGGCTCTTTCAATGCTCTTTACCATGCCCCTTTCAATTTCTATTTGTTAGGACAAAGTTGaccatataatttatttttatttaaatttgattgttaatatttaaaaaagagttaaattgtatttgctcaatgaaatgattaaaatatattttttaaatgatattagtGTGGCAAACCACATGACAAACTATGTATACTCTTGctgatatgttattatttatcttatatatcaattaaaaaattataattataaaaaaagaaaataattaaaaaaatataaggtaCAAGTAGATTGTCACacaaattatcatatttaaaaatcTAACATTATAgttaatatttctattaaaaaacaGCAATATAATTCTTTCTGAAAGGTTGATGGataaattcaactctttttaaaaaaaattaagagtcaaatttaacaaaaaaaaataaggatGAATTTGACAAAAActctaaacattaaaaattaaatttattgttattcCTGTTCCTATTGAAAAAgttccaaataaataaatatacaccAATtgttattttatacattattaaaaattttaacccaAGAAAATATAAATgcctttaaataatataaaaataaaaattaatcaaaatgaaCACGTCctttttagttttatttgtaAAGTTTTTTCTTTCgcttcgaatatatatatttttgtgctCAACTACCATAAAGCTTAAAATATGCTCAAATTCTctgtatttttcatatatttactttgtaatatatttttaatttgagaatttagtgtatatatattgaatttaaaaatgtatgttgtttttttttttaatgtatgtcGTTTACATGGTTATCAAATGATTAGGAGCGGTAGTTACctaaaattagaattttaaaatttaaacctttaaaatttatgaagttttaaattagtatataataaaattacactttaacctctaaaaataataatttttttatttaatcctttaaaatgtaaaaaaataaattattaaaatgttgaaattatattttaattctcaTAAAATTATACAACTTAATTCTAgcttcataaaaaaaattttctgactCCACCTTGCAAAtatgagtgtatatatatattattttaaaataccacacactaataaatttaacaaaataatttaaacggTAAACCTAAatcttgaaatttaaaaaaaaaattcttgaaaaaaaaaaagactaaaactTCAAATAAGACCATATTTTGGGTAACAGAAAGCTGTAGCACATTCATACATGATGATGCATGAAGCATGAAGCATAtggatattaattaaaatattttaaatatacaatattattatttgtatagTCATTAATATTTATAGCAATGAAAATCCCTAATAGCATAGAAGCAAGAAACAAGCGTAGCTCAAAAATGGTAATGAAatcaaacttttttatttattcagaCATGGGGATGTTTGAGAATAACTCAAGAACTGGAATGTAACATCATGTTTTTGAATTCTTGAAAATCAACCATGCCGTCTAAATTGGTGTCGTAATACCAAATCATTCTCCTGCAATCTTTTCCACTCTTTTCATCCCACAAACCCAGTCTTCCCAGCACGCATTCAAGCTCCTCACATgaaataaacccatccccattcAAGTCAAACACTTTGAAAGCCTTCGCAAGGTCACTGTCTTCTTCTTCACCGCCGCCGTGAGTGACCaattcctcctcctcctcctcctcttcgtCACCACCCTGTGCCGGTGGGTTCGAGATGGATTCATAAAAGAACAAGAATTCATCCAAGTTCAAACATGGTTTTCCCACTAAGGGCTCCAATTCTTCAAGGCTGAATTGGGCAGACCCGATTTTCTGGAGCAACCAATTCAGCTCCTCCAGACTAACGAAGCCATCTCCATTCTTGTCGAGCTTCTCGAATACGCGTTGCAAGTCGGTCTTACTAAGGGGAGACATTTTACTACCAAAGAGGATATGATCACCATTAACATCAAACATTGAAGCTTTACAAATTAGGGCTTCTTGCAGatacgatgatgatgatgaagacaaCATAATGATGAAGGGGGCTGGGGAGGTTGCTTTGTATTTGTATACGAAAATGGCTAACGAAGAAAGTGGATTAAtgcctttttcttttcattacgAATTCTTTTATGGGGGAAGACGATGGGCATGCAAGGAAACTTAGAAGAAGTTTCCCCGTATAGATTAATATcaaattgaattttctttttcttttctcagtTGAGCTAAGATACGGCTaaatttccttttctattttatttctttaatcatatcatcatcatcatcattttccttttagaatttaattaatttagaattaactaatatcattacataatttatatcataATAACTTTAAATATTAAGCATAATTTACATAAATTCAATTTTAAGCATTTCAATAACGATTAAGTTTTAATTCGATTGGTATGAATGTgttataagtaattaaaaaaataaatatgatcaaaatcgataataaaattaatgttaaaaaaattcttaacttTACCAACACAGACAAAATATCATTTACAGTAATTTTTTCTAGTTAATTGTTGTtgaaaatttgataataaaatgagATTCTAATTAAAGACAAATAAACCGAGTTAGATGATAATACTAAAATGAGATGACTATGGCACATGTAAAATGATAATATAAAGTCAAATAATGACTAAAAATCTGCTTACACAAAATATTCTCTAAATATTCCCCAATAAGAAAACCATCATAGTGATTTTGTAGATGAAATTGGAACACGTGTCCTACTGCAACCAATGCCAAATAATAGTGGacccattttctttttgctttatgCTTGATTGGTTATACATAATTGTAATAGGTGAAAAATAGAGAGACACGTGGATACAGAAGAATCCGGAGTTACTTGAGAAGGTTACATACTATATTCATTATATCGTTTAGGATCTTGGTTTGTATGTTCTTTTTATGggttcaccttttttttttttaatttcaatctaTTGTTGTTGTACCGATTATTAAATTTACgagatataataacataatttaaagattttttatcGTATTTAATTCACGATTGTTGCTTTATTCATCATCAATTTTGTGAGAGCATACTAACTTAATCTTAAGATTTCaagtatttaaatatatttgttattatctttatcttaatttttgaattattgttttatattatatatattctcttttttttttttgaaaaatttaatccGTTTATTATTGGCCTGAAAACCATTGGAGAAGTCCAAAACAAACCCAAACAAAACtcaaataaacacaaaataaaataataaaaaacatcgTCTTCCCCACCCCTCGCGTCAAAGCTCCCATCAATAAATGGCTAAGTCTTCCCAAAATCCGGCAGTGAATCGCccggaaaaaaggaaaaaatcgtTGAGATTGTCATCCTTATTTCAAGACTT encodes:
- the LOC107952579 gene encoding probable calcium-binding protein CML44, with product MLSSSSSSYLQEALICKASMFDVNGDHILFGSKMSPLSKTDLQRVFEKLDKNGDGFVSLEELNWLLQKIGSAQFSLEELEPLVGKPCLNLDEFLFFYESISNPPAQGGDEEEEEEEELVTHGGGEEEDSDLAKAFKVFDLNGDGFISCEELECVLGRLGLWDEKSGKDCRRMIWYYDTNLDGMVDFQEFKNMMLHSSS